In Schizosaccharomyces osmophilus chromosome 2, complete sequence, the following proteins share a genomic window:
- the pom152 gene encoding nucleoporin, transmembrane ring glycoprotein subunit Pom152, which yields MVSRVSSRERPRPLVSESIIDAPSQRFYAIGVLIALQAYKIYDLFKLGTSSYLEGSKTSFLVKWILIDALYLQILPRFRIPWLSFQPTTTILQIVAFATLNLLLISISSLRVVTLGSIVFPYWKEKEYAIAEHKINPRSVLHNSSRILGQYTVQILPEGTAKLNPDNQHFCLPENGKNDFVEFAVQFNSTTPKSIVYSYRDFSSDLESETELSGRALKKLVTTSIRNPKDPRLQTIYIKANKRGLYKLKKVVDKSNLGVRVVRSEAVVVSCPSAALTSSKFSVHTHEKCVGDEDSIELDVIGVPPLKLSYKTWDGKRSNTYFIDSVVPKDYRLHPLMLSNNPKDIAFYKGLDMQYAKSSEVQIPIGTPLETYGEWLYAIENVTDVFGNTYVFPSVEEFFAKYSNNEDESDQLSDHTYKVLVHQRPEVKFRECSLENPANLFPGKDVSLSIATSYNLADDLEVSLGRYDLGLDPQNLTVAPNSQDTYKLEPHSPSVKVKETGIYVLSGVSSKYCSGDVLVPNTCLVVTPPETKLHVGFEEISDQCAGSIGARADLEFEGTPPFKVAYRMIKDNKASRIQYITTDRTRYQLNFTPKRSGKYRYVILGVEDANYGYKELSGSAYSKEQTVFPLADAAFEENTNGEMSSIVKSCCIGDTIKIPVSLVGSSPWKLEYEILRNNKRESIQVVESKNQRYMIETPALIHGSQYTITLVSVEDANGCKRALNTADTIIKVRRQRPTATFYSSDGNYRLESVQNSMLSIPLRLAGEQPWFIEYDHVSPDGKPTRYQAVFHDPNSHLNVNKAGTYSLVSVRDSSCPGSIQNPLQAYEVEWLPKPSLSMPLKASWKTSHAYHYEQEPVCAGEGSAFDIELNGASPYVLEYEKSLVDENGRHHSAQRSEVSTMQNGVLLKTDTSHFGTYKYEFLRLSDALYDKVEARTVDEWGSHKLIIHQKVNKLPVASFMESNKLYTFCIHSDSNYLEEQQIGVKLNGKGPFAMGFEIKNEMTGAVNKITVNEVYGPVYKFIFPKDQLTLGKHTVRLLHVRDGNGCQSSIPKEDPIVTVSVAEKASMVPIESHEYFCVGDRLSYALQGAPPFEIDYEFNGNKKHAKSNQHIFTRIAEFPGLVTMKSISDHGSPCRAELDPPIQNRVYDIPTVKVSDGGEVIENIHEGDQAEISFHFTGTPPFSFTYCRKAIGRKGPGKILEMHTITGIYDYEYKVLSSTEGVYTVLSVQDKYCRYPRDSSPLST from the coding sequence ATGGTCTCCCGCGTCAGTTCTCGTGAACGACCAAGGCCTTTAGTATCAGAATCAATAATTGATGCTCCTAGTCAGCGATTCTACGCCATTGGCGTACTCATAGCACTTCAAGCTTACAAAATTTACGATCTTTTCAAGTTAGGGACTAGTAGTTATTTAGAGGGTTCAAAGACAAGTTTCTTGGTAAAATGGATACTAATAGACGCTTTATATTTGCAGATTTTACCTCGTTTCCGTATACCCTGGCTTTCGTTTCAGCCCACTACGACGATTTTGCAGATTGTCGCTTTTGCTACACTCAACCTGTTGCTGATTTCCATATCAAGCTTACGAGTAGTGACTCTTGGAAGTATTGTTTTTCCAtattggaaagaaaaagaatacgCAATTGCAGAACATAAAATCAATCCTAGGTCTGTGCTACATAACTCTTCAAGGATTTTAGGCCAGTATACTGTACAGATCCTTCCAGAGGGAACTGCAAAGCTAAATCCTGATAACCAACATTTCTGTTTACCTGAAAATGGCAAAAATGACTTTGTGGAATTCGCGGTTCAGTTTAATTCAACCACCCCAAAATCAATCGTGTATTCCTATAGAGACTTTTCCTCTGATTTAGAAAGTGAAACTGAGCTTTCTGGCCGtgctttaaaaaagcttgTCACGACAAGCATACGAAATCCTAAAGATCCTCGTTTACAGACTATTTATATTAAGGCTAACAAACGTGGTTTGTATAAACTTAAAAAAGTGGTCGATAAATCAAATTTGGGTGTTCGGGTTGTGCGCTCTGAAGCTGTGGTAGTTAGTTGCCCTTCAGCAGCTTTAACCTCATCTAAATTTAGTGTCCACACTCATGAAAAATGTGTGGGTGACGAAGATTCGATCGAGTTAGACGTAATTGGTGTACCTCCCTTAAAGCTTTCCTACAAAACATGGGACGGAAAGCGATCCAACACTTACTTTATCGATTCCGTTGTTCCAAAGGATTATCGTTTGCATCCTTTGATGCTTTCAAACAATCCTAAAGACATCGCCTTTTATAAAGGTTTGGATATGCAGTATGCGAAATCTTCTGAAGTTCAAATTCCTATTGGCACCCCGTTAGAAACTTACGGGGAGTGGTTATATGCCATTGAAAATGTCACTGATGTCTTTGGAAATACTTACGTATTTCCTTCGgttgaagaattttttgcaaaatattCCAACAATGAAGATGAGTCCGACCAATTGTCTGATCACACTTACAAGGTTTTAGTTCATCAGAGACCCGAGGTCAAATTCCGTGAATGTTCACTTGAAAATCCTGCCAATCTTTTTCCAGGAAAAGATGTTTCTTTGTCAATCGCTACATCTTATAATTTAGCAGACGACTTGGAAGTTTCACTTGGTCGATATGATTTAGGTTTAGACCCACAAAATCTAACAGTTGCTCCCAACTCTCAAGATACTTATAAACTAGAGCCTCATTCGCCTTCTGTCAAAGTTAAAGAAACAGGCATTTATGTGCTTTCTGgagtttcttcaaaatattgCTCAGGAGACGTTTTAGTGCCTAATACGTGCTTGGTTGTGACACCACCAGAAACCAAGCTACATGTTGGCTTCGAGGAAATATCGGATCAGTGCGCCGGCTCTATAGGTGCGCGTGCCGATCTTGAGTTTGAAGGCACGCCTCCCTTTAAGGTCGCTTACCGGATGATCAAAGACAATAAAGCCTCCCGTATACAATATATCACGACCGATCGCACTCGCTATCAATTGAACTTTACTCCTAAGAGGTCAGGAAAGTACCGATATGTTATTTTAGGGGTTGAAGACGCCAACTACGGATACAAAGAACTTTCTGGCTCAGCTTACAGTAAAGAGCAAACTGTTTTCCCTTTGGCCGATGCCGCATTcgaagaaaatacaaacGGAGAAATGAGTTCGATAGTAAAGAGCTGCTGTATTGGTGATACTATAAAGATTCCCGTCTCATTGGTTGGTTCTTCTCCATGGAAGCTTGAATACGAAATTCTTAGAAATAACAAACGCGAAAGCATTCAAGTTGTTGAGTCTAAAAATCAACGGTATATGATAGAGACACCAGCACTTATCCATGGTTCTCAATACACCATTACCTTAGTAAGCGTTGAAGATGCGAATGGTTGTAAGCGGGCTTTGAATACTGCTGACACGATAATAAAAGTACGTAGACAAAGGCCAACTGCTACGTTTTATTCCTCTGATGGAAACTATCGTTTAGAGTCTGTGCAAAATTCCATGCTGTCAATTCCTTTGCGACTTGCTGGCGAACAGCCTTGGTTTATCGAATATGATCATGTATCTCCCGATGGCAAACCTACTCGCTATCAAGCTGTTTTCCATGACCCCAATAGCCATCTTAACGTCAATAAAGCAGGAACATACTCGCTAGTTTCCGTTAGGGATAGCTCTTGCCCAGGTTCTATTCAAAATCCTCTACAAGCGTATGAAGTTGAGTGGCTTCCTAAGCCTTCTTTGTCTATGCCTTTGAAGGCTTCTTGGAAGACCTCACATGCCTACCATTACGAACAGGAACCTGTTTGTGCTGGTGAGGGTAGTGCATTTGATATTGAGCTTAATGGAGCTAGTCCTTATGTTCTAGAGTATGAAAAATCACttgttgatgaaaatgGCAGACACCACTCGGCTCAACGATCAGAAGTATCTACTATGCAAAATGGCGTTTTACTAAAGACGGATACATCACACTTTGGTACGTATAAGTATGAGTTCCTTCGACTGTCGGATGCCCTGTACGACAAAGTGGAGGCACGTACAGTTGATGAATGGGGTTCTCACAAATTAATAATTCACCAGAAGGTGAATAAATTACCGGTGGCTTCGTTTATGGAGTCCAATAAGCTTTACACATTCTGTATACATTCGGACAGTAACTATTTAGAAGAACAACAGATTGGTGTTAAGCTGAATGGAAAGGGGCCGTTTGCTATGggatttgaaataaaaaacgaaatgaCGGGAGCTGTGAATAAAATAACAGTGAATGAAGTGTATGGACCGGTTTACAAGTTTATATTTCCCAAGGATCAATTAACACTTGGAAAACATACAGTGCGCTTACTGCATGTACGTGATGGCAATGGATGTCAATCAAGTATACCCAAGGAAGATCCCATTGTAACGGTTAGTGTTGCAGAAAAGGCTTCTATGGTTCCGATAGAATCCCATGAATACTTTTGTGTGGGCGATCGACTTTCTTATGCTTTGCAAGGAGCGCCGCCCTTTGAAATTGATTATGAATTCAATGGCAACAAAAAACATGCAAAGAGTAACCAACACATTTTTACAAGGATAGCCGAGTTCCCTGGTTTGGTCACCATGAAGTCAATATCAGATCATGGTAGTCCTTGCCGCGCTGAGCTTGATCCCCCAATTCAAAATCGAGTGTACGACATTCCTACAGTAAAGGTTAGTGACGGTGGAGAGGTGATTGAAAACATTCATGAAGGCGATCAAGCGGAGATTTCGTTCCACTTTACAGGTACGCCacccttttcttttacataCTGTCGAAAAGCCATAGGAAGGAAAGGACCTGgcaaaattttggaaatgcaCACAATCACTGGAATTTATGATTATGAATATAAGGTATTAAGTTCAACGGAAGGTGTCTATACAGTGTTAAGCGTCCAAGACAAGTATTGTCGCTATCCTCGTGATTCATCTCCCTTGAgtacataa
- the exo1 gene encoding exonuclease I Exo1, with amino-acid sequence MGIKGLLGFLKSSQTPSHVEEFSGKTLGVDGYVWLHKGVFTCAHELAMQKDTDKYIKYAVHQALMLQYYGVKPIIVFDGGPLPCKAPTEQKRKERREEAFRFAKQLWDEGKKGQAFAQFSHCVDVTPEMAAKVIAALKEHGISSIVAPYEADSQLVYLEKERIIDGIITEDSDMLVFGAKQVLFKMDSFGNCVKIQREDLFKKQEVDLRLLSDEKFRHMSIFSGCDYTDGIAGMGLKTALRYILRYHDPRAAIRAMRLDKSLKVPIAFEKEFLLADLAFMHQRVYCPKLKRIVHLSPTTREMTPEEDSYIGPFIEDQIAIAIAEGRFDPVTKIAFTAKNPLTDNSFHQQENNSESTKRKGITKTDISTFFMGTRPPNKRPKKISSMGCIPSQEKPLDKFVTPQKQEPLATVKESENENNHIKTPQQELPSPTKTSSEPRQFGKSLSDISHLVRKSENIAPFSAPGGSSKYFSQKKPDEKHIINEASQKDEKENISITSPSPAPKSWFSSFSYKSSAMSRPSTPLSKIGQDALNRRTGRSLPLQSKSTVSSKPSSPSLPERPKGVLSLQHYKFR; translated from the coding sequence ATGGGAATTAAGGGACTATTAGGATTCTTAAAGTCCTCTCAAACTCCCTCCCACGTAGAGGAGTTCTCAGGTAAAACATTGGGAGTTGATGGTTATGTTTGGCTACACAAAGGTGTGTTTACATGTGCTCATGAACTGGCAATGCAAAAAGACACAGATAAATACATCAAATATGCAGTCCATCAAGCTTTAATGCTTCAGTATTATGGTGTAAAACCAATTATTGTCTTCGATGGAGGACCTTTGCCTTGCAAAGCACCTACTGagcaaaaaaggaaagagcGCCGGGAAGAAGCTTTCAGATTTGCAAAACAACTGTGGgatgaaggaaagaaaggtCAAGCATTTGCTCAATTCTCTCATTGCGTCGATGTTACACCTGAAATGGCAGCAAAAGTAATAGCTGCATTGAAGGAGCATGGAATTTCATCGATAGTAGCGCCATACGAAGCAGATTCTCAACTTGTTTATttagagaaagaaaggatCATCGATGGCATTATTACGGAGGATTCTGATatgcttgtttttggagCAAAACAAGTTCTCTTCAAAATGGATAGTTTCGGAAATTGCGTTAAGATACAGCGTGAGGacctttttaaaaagcaaGAGGTAGATTTGAGGCTCCTGTCTGATGAAAAGTTTCGCCATATGTCAATCTTTTCGGGATGTGATTATACAGACGGCATCGCTGGAATGGGTTTAAAGACGGCTTTACGTTATATTCTTCGATATCATGATCCTCGTGCTGCTATCCGTGCGATGCGTCTTGACAAAAGTCTCAAAGTAccaattgcttttgagaaagaatttttattaGCAGACCTTGCTTTTATGCATCAGAGGGTTTATTGCCCTAAACTGAAACGTATAGTGCATCTGTCACCAACAACGAGAGAGATGACTCCTGAAGAGGACTCTTATATTGGTCCTTTCATCGAAGACCAAATAGCAATTGCAATTGCCGAGGGTAGATTTGATCCAGTGACTAAAATCGCTTTTACCGCAAAGAATCCGTTGACAGACAACAGCTTCCACCAACAAGAGAACAATTCTGAATCTACAAAGAGAAAGGGTATAACCAAGACGGACATTTCTACCTTCTTTATGGGAACACGACCACCAAACAAGCGcccaaagaaaatttccAGCATGGGTTGTATTCCCAGTCAAGAAAAGCCATTGGACAAATTCGTAACACCTCAAAAGCAGGAACCTTTAGCTACCGTAAAGGAGagtgaaaacgaaaataacCATATAAAAACGCCCCAACAGGAATTACCGTCACCAACGAAGACTTCTTCAGAGCCGCGACAATTTGGCAAATCTTTGTCAGACATTAGCCATTTGGTGAGAAAGAGTGAAAACATTGCTCCATTTTCTGCACCAGGTGGGAGTAGCAAATACTTTTCTCAGAAGAAGCCCGATGAAAAACATATCATTAATGAGGCGTCTcagaaagatgaaaaggagAACATTTCGATTACTTCTCCTTCGCCAGCTCCAAAAAGCTGgttttcttcgttttcgtACAAGTCCTCAGCGATGTCACGTCCATCAACACCGTTAAGCAAAATTGGCCAAGATGCTTTAAACCGAAGGACTGGACGTTCATTACCTTTACAGTCAAAGTCGACTGTGTCTTCCAAGCCGTCGTCCCCTTCATTACCTGAACGCCCTAAAGGGGTTTTGTCATTGCAGCATTATAAATTTCGTTAA
- the gas2 gene encoding cell wall 1,3-beta-glucanosyltransferase Gas2 encodes MHFLHLALSLLTASSTAFALEPLTVKGRKFFQNDTQFYIKGVAYQPKVDAEFTTTIVDPLADAANKNCSGDAQLIRSLGANTIRVYSVNASLDHDKCMNAFKNESIYVFLDVANPSTGIDRTDPTWTSTGYDAYKQVVDVFSKYNNTAGFFAGNEVVNNASNVPSAAYVRSAVRDLKSYIKSKKYRSIPVGYAGADIPGIRNELAAYLTCNATKSPHDNVTEVDFLGYNNYEWCGQSDFYKSGYAARTNELQDITVPIFFSEFGCNIISPRVFSEVQTIYSKNMTDVWSGGIVYEFSEEVNGYGLVNITSDGERVKNTDFENLQKQWASINPEKVSKLSYNTTDISLPECPTRNETSWPVTSEAFPVTPNATFCEDAVKNLHCSVQGEAEGSKIGQVLGELCYYDQEACADISSDSYNGHYGKFTGCTGKQQLSLALDAYTKHHGDDACSWGGIGVLS; translated from the coding sequence ATGCATTTCCTTCATTTAGCTCTTTCCCTCTTGACGGCCTCGTCAACTGCCTTTGCCCTTGAGCCTTTGACCGTCAAGGGAAGAaagttttttcaaaacGATACCCAATTTTACATCAAAGGTGTCGCCTATCAACCTAAAGTGGATGCCGAGTTCACTACTACTATTGTTGATCCTTTAGCCGATGCTGCCAACAAGAACTGCAGCGGTGACGCCCAATTGATTCGCTCTCTTGGTGCAAATACAATTCGCGTATACTCTGTGAACGCTAGTTTAGACCACGATAAATGTATGAACGCTTTTAAGAATGAAAGCATCTACGTCTTTTTGGACGTCGCAAACCCCTCTACCGGTATTGATCGTACAGATCCTACTTGGACCTCTACTGGATACGATGCCTACAAACAAGTCGTTGAtgttttttccaaatacaACAACACTGCTGGCTTCTTTGCCGGTAACGAGGTTGTCAATAATGCTAGCAATGTGCCTTCTGCGGCTTACGTTCGCTCTGCCGTCCGTGACTTGAAGTCCTACATTAAGTCTAAAAAGTATCGCAGCATTCCTGTTGGTTATGCCGGTGCCGATATTCCTGGTATTCGTAATGAACTCGCTGCTTACTTAACCTGTAACGCTACCAAGTCCCCTCACGACAATGTTACTGAGGTTGACTTTTTGGGTTACAATAATTATGAATGGTGTGGTCAGTCAgatttttataaatctGGTTACGCTGCTCGTACAAATGAACTCCAAGACATCACTGTTCCCATCTTCTTCTCTGAGTTTGGCTGCAATATCATCTCCCCCCGTGTCTTCTCTGAAGTTCAAACAATTTACTCCAAAAACATGACCGACGTTTGGAGTGGTGGTATCGTATACGAGTTCTCTGAAGAAGTAAATGGCTATGGGTTAGTCAACATAACTTCCGACGGTGAGCGTGTAAAAAACAccgattttgaaaatctaCAGAAACAATGGGCTAGTATCAATCCAGAAAAGGTGTCAAAACTTTCTTATAATACCACAGATATCTCTCTTCCCGAATGTCCTACCAGAAACGAGACTAGTTGGCCTGTCACTTCTGAGGCCTTCCCAGTTACTCCCAATGCCACTTTCTGTGAGGATGCTGTCAAAAACCTTCACTGCTCTGTGCAAGGTGAAGCTGAAGGCTCTAAGATTGGTCAAGTCTTGGGTGAATTGTGCTACTATGACCAAGAAGCTTGCGCTGATATTAGCAGCGATTCTTATAACGGTCATTATGGAAAGTTCACTGGTTGCACTGGTAAGCAACAGCTAAGTCTTGCTTTGGACGCCTACACCAAGCACCATGGAGATGATGCTTGCAGCTGGGGTGGCATTGGCGTCTTATCCTAG
- the ely5 gene encoding nuclear pore protein Ely5 yields the protein MELDETQFEKFIGLFSIRPEDFPYNQDVRLNIKSLRQNHVDHQLFFDVLFFFIDAIKEPEVCYPPSSMSDLKNLFLTIDSSNIDELKQQCFYYYLLKDWGKSETYADQILLPFNFRHLIDGYYALDHLNFEEALDHFLQPDVLPNFPDKILETFYRHDKFYQMIRFVQFVNPPLDTFRKQECYTLALARFSFLSAFNFMKKCMHPLILWEGLLHVILDSNDKDSCKLIVSLPLIEEEIDIMVSVLSSEKEPLYLDTLLAFLIQSGRIHEACQLAASNPYLNESPISSALQKLGVSN from the exons atggaATTAGATGAAACacaatttgaaaaatttatagGATTGTTCAGCATAAGACCTGAAGATTTTCCATACAACCAAGATGTTAGGTTGAACATTAAATCATTGAGACAAAACCATGTAGACCACCAGCTCTtttttgatgttttattcttttttattgatgCCATTAAAGAACCAGAAGTTTGTTATCCGCCGTCCTCTATGAGTGACTTGAAAAACCTGTTTTTAACCATCGACTCATCTAATATCGATGAGCTTAAGCAGCAATGCTTCTATTACTACTTACTAAAAGATTGGGGAAAAAGTGAAACATATGCCGACCAAATATTACTACCTTTCAATTTCCGTCATTTAATTGATGGTTATTACGCTTTAGATCATTTGAATTTTGAG GAAGCGCTTGATCACTTCTTACAGCCCGATGTATTACCTAACTTTCCTGACAAGATTCTAGAGACATTTTATCGGCACGACAAATTCTATCAGATGATTCGTTTTGTACAGTTTGTGAATCCACCTTTGGATACATTTAGAAAGCAAGAGTGCTATACTCTCGCTCTTGCAAGATTTAGTTTTCTGAGTGCTTTTAATTTCATG aaaaaatgCATGCATCCACTTATCTTATGGGAAGGACTTCTTCATGTAATTTTGGACTCCAATGATAAAGATTCTTGCAAGTTAATCGTTTCACTTCCTTtaattgaagaagaaatcgatATTATGGTGTCTGTTTTAAGctcagaaaaagaacctCTATACCTCGATACTCTCTTAGCTTTCCTCATACAGTCAGGCAGAATACATGAAGCTTGTCAGTTAGCAGCTTCTAATCCCTATCTTAATGAGTCTCCGATCTCTTCTGCTTTACAAAAGCTAGGCGTTtcaaattga
- the tri1 gene encoding triman, ribonuclease involved in priRNA formation Tri1 yields MEVNGDNFVTELNILQNEVEGAAYIAIDCEFSGLLGKTKDDQDSLMNEDHTSFIRQFEGLRERALKYAILQIGLTFISFAKDGSASCTPYTINLTPLTDTNLFFRRDYCMETSSLAFLLRHGFDFQKQLDGGVRYLSKKEESFLYRKFKNQMHTKSEFISLDATAESLVRETKAQIEEWRSNLDRDGACDYLNVDTSNRYYQKVIHNLVESQYVGLQSISKNSFIQIRMSESRNSPPFKRQIPDADSVDQKKRTIYEKRIQLLDEAVGFRKLWDYLLSKRKRIICHNGLADLLFLFSIFEGDLPKTYNEFKNVLYTSFESVYDTKVLYTKSPLLRHVIDNGSSNLQALVEKIQITSTKISQLCSRVSLLDRGPYSIMMNRKNSHEAGKDAYDTAIAFLYYLNYTPHSDIEGCSNILFLNGQYLV; encoded by the coding sequence ATGGAGGTCAACGGTGATAATTTCGTGACagaattaaatattttacaaaatgaGGTTGAGGGTGCAGCTTATATTGCTATCGATTGTGAGTTTTCAGGGCTATTAGGCAAAACTAAGGATGACCAAGACTCACTAATGAATGAAGACCATACTTCGTTCATAAGACAGTTTGAGGGTCTTCGAGAAAGGGCTTTGAAATATGCAATTCTCCAGATAGGATTAAccttcatttcttttgccaAGGATGGATCAGCTTCATGCACTCCGTACACGATTAACCTTACTCCTCTGACAGATACAAACCTGTTTTTTCGAAGAGATTATTGTATGGAAACATCAAGtttggcttttcttctGCGACATggatttgattttcaaaagcagCTTGACGGGGGTGTACGTTACCTATctaagaaagaagaatcatttCTCTACcgaaaatttaaaaatcaaatgcACACGAAATCAGAATTCATATCTCTCGATGCTACCGCAGAGTCGTTGGTGAGAGAAACCAAAGCTCAGATTGAAGAATGGCGTTCAAATTTAGACAGGGATGGCGCATGCGATTATTTAAACGTGGATACATCAAACCGTTATTATCAGAAAGTAATACACAATTTAGTTGAATCTCAATACGTCGGTCTCCAAAGCATATCGAAAAATAgtttcattcaaattcGCATGTCTGAGTCTCGTAATTCACCACCTTTCAAACGTCAAATTCCTGACGCGGATTCAGTggatcaaaaaaaaaggactatctatgaaaaaagaattcaattACTTGACGAGGCTGTTGGGTTTCGCAAGCTTTGGGATTACTTGCTTTCAAAGAGAAAGCGGATAATATGCCACAATGGTTTAGCTGAtctattgtttttgttttctattttcgAAGGAGATCTCCCAAAAACCTATaatgaatttaaaaatgtACTTTACACTTCGTTTGAATCTGTATATGACACCAAAGTGCTGTATACAAAATCTCCACTTCTTCGGCATGTCATTGACAACGGCTCTTCTAATCTACAAGCTTTGGTCgagaaaatacaaatcaCTAGTACGAAAATTAGTCAACTTTGCTCTCGTGTGTCTTTACTAGATCGAGGCCCTTATAGCATTATGATGAATAGGAAAAATTCACATGAAGCAGGAAAGGATGCCTACGATACCGCTATAGCATTTCTGTACTACCTTAATTATACTCCTCATTCAGATATTGAAGGATGTAGCAACATTTTATTCCTTAATGGTCAATATCTAGTTTAA